From the genome of Papaver somniferum cultivar HN1 chromosome 2, ASM357369v1, whole genome shotgun sequence, one region includes:
- the LOC113348218 gene encoding casein kinase 1-like protein 3 isoform X1: protein MRERYIGGKYKLGRKIGSGSFGEIFLATHVDTREIVAVKMENSKTEYPQLLYEAKLYNILQGGSGIAAMKWWGLDGEDNVLVIDLLGSSLEDLFDYCGKKFSLKSVLMLADQMISRVEYMHSKGYLHRDIKPDNFLMGLGRKENQVYIIDFGLVKRYKDATTNRHIPYRENKFFLGTARYASCNTHLGIEQSRRDDLECLGYVLLYFLRGSLPWQGSKASTEKCEKKLSTPIEVLCKSYPAEFVSYFRYCHSLTFDQRPDYGFLKRLFRDLFTREGYTFDYIFDWTILKYPQAQKTRSQPRLYPQAQKTKSQPRLYQQAQKTKSQPEFSVSALLLGCLIIFLLGNLIL from the exons ATGAGGGAGAGATATATCGGAGGTAAATATAAGTTGGGGAGGAAGATCGGTAGTGGTTCCTTCGGAGAAATCTTTTTAG CGACGCATGTCGATACTCGTGAAATCGTTGCTGTCAAGATG GAGAACAGCAAGACAGAATATCCGCAATTGCTTTATGAAGCGAAACTGTACAATATTCTCCAGGGAGGAA GTGGTATTGCTGCCATGAAATGGTGGGGATTAGATGGGGAGGATAATGTCCTTGTGATTGACTTGTTGGGCTCAAGTCTCGAAGATCTATTTGACTATTGTGGAAAGAAGTTTTCTCTCAAGAGCGTCTTAATGTTGGCTGATCAAATG ATTTCAAGAGTAGAGTACATGCATTCAAAAGGCTACCTGCATAGGGACATCAAACCAGATAACTTTCTTATGGGTCTTGGTCGTAAAGAGAATCAG GTCTacattattgattttggtcttgtcAAAAGATACAAAGATGCCACCACAAATCGCCATATACCTTATAG GGAGAACAAATTTTTTTTAGGAACTGCACGTTATGCGAGTTGTAATACTCATCTGGGAATTG AGCAAAGTCGACGGGACGATTTGGAGTGTTTAGGCTATGTCCTTCTCTATTTTTTGAGAGGAAG CCTCCCGTGGCAGGGTTCAAAAGCATCCACCGAGAAATGTGAGAAGAAGTTATCAACTCCAATCGAA GTTTTGTGCAAGTCTTATCCAGCGGAGTTTGTGTCATACTTCCGTTACTGCCACTCTTTGACATTTGACCAACGACCTGACTATGGATTTTTGAAGCGCCTTTTTCGTGACTTGTTTACTCGTGAAG GATACACATTTGATTATATATTTGATTGGACTATTCTAAAGTATCCGCAAGCACAGAAGACGAGATCCCAACCTCGATTGTATCCGCAAGCACAGAAGACGAAATCCCAACCCCGATTGTATCAGCAAGCACAGAAGACGAAATCCCAACCTGAATTTTCTGTGAGTGCTTTGTTACTTGGTTGTCTGATAATTTTTTTGTTAGGTAACTTGATTTTGTAG
- the LOC113348218 gene encoding casein kinase 1-like protein 3 isoform X2: MRERYIGGKYKLGRKIGSGSFGEIFLATHVDTREIVAVKMENSKTEYPQLLYEAKLYNILQGGSGIAAMKWWGLDGEDNVLVIDLLGSSLEDLFDYCGKKFSLKSVLMLADQMISRVEYMHSKGYLHRDIKPDNFLMGLGRKENQVYIIDFGLVKRYKDATTNRHIPYRENKFFLGTARYASCNTHLGIEQSRRDDLECLGYVLLYFLRGSLPWQGSKASTEKCEKKLSTPIEVLCKSYPAEFVSYFRYCHSLTFDQRPDYGFLKRLFRDLFTREGYTFDYIFDWTILKYPQAQKTRSQPRLYPQAQKTKSQPRLYQQAQKTKSQPEFSVCRYLAYLACRGMS, translated from the exons ATGAGGGAGAGATATATCGGAGGTAAATATAAGTTGGGGAGGAAGATCGGTAGTGGTTCCTTCGGAGAAATCTTTTTAG CGACGCATGTCGATACTCGTGAAATCGTTGCTGTCAAGATG GAGAACAGCAAGACAGAATATCCGCAATTGCTTTATGAAGCGAAACTGTACAATATTCTCCAGGGAGGAA GTGGTATTGCTGCCATGAAATGGTGGGGATTAGATGGGGAGGATAATGTCCTTGTGATTGACTTGTTGGGCTCAAGTCTCGAAGATCTATTTGACTATTGTGGAAAGAAGTTTTCTCTCAAGAGCGTCTTAATGTTGGCTGATCAAATG ATTTCAAGAGTAGAGTACATGCATTCAAAAGGCTACCTGCATAGGGACATCAAACCAGATAACTTTCTTATGGGTCTTGGTCGTAAAGAGAATCAG GTCTacattattgattttggtcttgtcAAAAGATACAAAGATGCCACCACAAATCGCCATATACCTTATAG GGAGAACAAATTTTTTTTAGGAACTGCACGTTATGCGAGTTGTAATACTCATCTGGGAATTG AGCAAAGTCGACGGGACGATTTGGAGTGTTTAGGCTATGTCCTTCTCTATTTTTTGAGAGGAAG CCTCCCGTGGCAGGGTTCAAAAGCATCCACCGAGAAATGTGAGAAGAAGTTATCAACTCCAATCGAA GTTTTGTGCAAGTCTTATCCAGCGGAGTTTGTGTCATACTTCCGTTACTGCCACTCTTTGACATTTGACCAACGACCTGACTATGGATTTTTGAAGCGCCTTTTTCGTGACTTGTTTACTCGTGAAG GATACACATTTGATTATATATTTGATTGGACTATTCTAAAGTATCCGCAAGCACAGAAGACGAGATCCCAACCTCGATTGTATCCGCAAGCACAGAAGACGAAATCCCAACCCCGATTGTATCAGCAAGCACAGAAGACGAAATCCCAACCTGAATTTTCT GTGTGTAGATATCTAGCATACCTGGCTTGTCGAGGAATGAGTTGA